A part of Macrobrachium nipponense isolate FS-2020 chromosome 26, ASM1510439v2, whole genome shotgun sequence genomic DNA contains:
- the LOC135200025 gene encoding probable RNA-binding protein EIF1AD isoform X1 has product MTFHLNRLGWSLQHVVVCKICPRVVMSVTTKKKHVERELYEDFSLPEEHQSIVRVVRARGNNLHQVAAPNGEEFLVSMPPKFRKHVWIKRGNYVVTEPIPEGNKVRAEIVRILMKDHIRFIEQNGKWPSEFTLQDCESKDEQEISSRLDSIKVSKELTDESGSESEDDDFLIENPNRPNVYVDETESSNSEEESDSEAESDEQLDKNDKSVNN; this is encoded by the exons TTGTTGTATGTAAAATCTGCCCAAGAGTCGTAATGTCAGTCACTACAAAGAAAAAGCATGTGGAGCGAGAGCTCTATGAAGACTTTTCTTTACCCGAAGAACATCAGTCGATTGTTAGAGTTGTTAGAGCAAGGGGAAACAACTTGCACCAG GTTGCTGCACCAAATGGAGAAGAGTTCCTTGTATCAATGCCTCCTAAGTTTCGCAAACATGTCTGGATTAAAAGAGGAAATTATGTGGTGACGGAACCCATACCCGAAGGAAATAAAGTGCGGGCAGAGATTGTTCGAATCCTAATGAAAGACCATATTAGATTTATTGAGCAAAATGGTAAATGGCCCTCAGAATTTACTCTGCAGGACTGTGAGAGCAAAGATGAACAGGAAATTAGTAGCAGACTGGACAGTATTAAGGTCAGCAAGGAACTGACAGATGAAAGTGGCTCAGAGAGTGAAGATGATGATTTTTTGATTGAAAATCCGAACAGACCAAATGTTTATGTTGATGAGACTGAGTCCAGCAACTCTGAAGAAGAAAGTGATAGTGAAGCTGAATCTGATGAACAATtagacaaaaatgataaaagtgtaAATAACTAA
- the LOC135200025 gene encoding probable RNA-binding protein EIF1AD isoform X2, which produces MSVTTKKKHVERELYEDFSLPEEHQSIVRVVRARGNNLHQVAAPNGEEFLVSMPPKFRKHVWIKRGNYVVTEPIPEGNKVRAEIVRILMKDHIRFIEQNGKWPSEFTLQDCESKDEQEISSRLDSIKVSKELTDESGSESEDDDFLIENPNRPNVYVDETESSNSEEESDSEAESDEQLDKNDKSVNN; this is translated from the exons ATGTCAGTCACTACAAAGAAAAAGCATGTGGAGCGAGAGCTCTATGAAGACTTTTCTTTACCCGAAGAACATCAGTCGATTGTTAGAGTTGTTAGAGCAAGGGGAAACAACTTGCACCAG GTTGCTGCACCAAATGGAGAAGAGTTCCTTGTATCAATGCCTCCTAAGTTTCGCAAACATGTCTGGATTAAAAGAGGAAATTATGTGGTGACGGAACCCATACCCGAAGGAAATAAAGTGCGGGCAGAGATTGTTCGAATCCTAATGAAAGACCATATTAGATTTATTGAGCAAAATGGTAAATGGCCCTCAGAATTTACTCTGCAGGACTGTGAGAGCAAAGATGAACAGGAAATTAGTAGCAGACTGGACAGTATTAAGGTCAGCAAGGAACTGACAGATGAAAGTGGCTCAGAGAGTGAAGATGATGATTTTTTGATTGAAAATCCGAACAGACCAAATGTTTATGTTGATGAGACTGAGTCCAGCAACTCTGAAGAAGAAAGTGATAGTGAAGCTGAATCTGATGAACAATtagacaaaaatgataaaagtgtaAATAACTAA